The following are encoded together in the Amblyraja radiata isolate CabotCenter1 chromosome 27, sAmbRad1.1.pri, whole genome shotgun sequence genome:
- the LOC116988509 gene encoding hairy/enhancer-of-split related with YRPW motif-like protein isoform X2, with protein MTVDHLKLLRSTGGKGYFDPHLLAMDYRTMGFRECLAEVVRYLGSFEKFQGRESADPLQDRLVSHLNNYISEIEPSPTSWVHRACAWPHYHLAALLPQSADAAPLSCRDTFHNPTFLTGPALAYSNSALRGIPLERIASTMMPSTHYHLPTMASSSLLSNLASPIHRVLSNMACTLPGVPSNLSSTNKMLTGAVASPHITSPLLSPASNSNTIHTTATSMPGSLGSYPSVPHFRFNPSGPTNNLGTRKPRRSWTAEIGAF; from the exons ATGACAGTGGACCATCTGAAATTACTCCGTTCAACTGGGGGCAAAG GTTATTTTGATCCTCATTTGCTAGCCATGGATTACAGGACCATGGGATTCCGAGAATGTCTTGCAGAAGTCGTGAGGTACCTAGGCTCATTTGAAAAATTTCAAGGTCGTGAAAGTGCTGATCCACTTCAGGATCGTCTAGTGTCTCATCTCAACAACTACATATCTGAGATTGAGCCTTCACCGACGTCCtgggtccaccgggcctgcgcttGGCCACATTACCATCTCGCTGCTTTGCTACCACAATCGGCAGATGCAGCACCATTATCATGCAGGGACACTTTTCATAACCCAACCTTCCTTACGGGCCCAGCGCTGGCGTACTCCAACTCAGCTCTGAGGGGAATTCCTCTTGAGAGAATAGCGTCGACTATGATGCCATCTACTCACTACCATCTCCCGACCATGGCTTCATCCAGCCTCCTGTCAAACCTTGCATCTCCTATTCACAGAGTCCTGTCCAACATGGCATGCACGCTGCCTGGTGTTCCATCCAACCTGAGCTCGACCAACAAAATGTTAACGGGTGCTGTTGCATCTCCACACATCACCTCACCCTTACTGTCACCTGCTTCTAACTCCAACACCATTCATACAACGGCTACTTCCATGCCGGGGTCTTTAGGAAGCTATCCATCTGTGCCACATTTCCGATTTAATCCCTCTGGACCAACAAACAACCTGGGCACCCGCAAGCCTCGGAGATCGTGGACAGCCGAGATTGGGGCATTCTAA
- the LOC116988509 gene encoding hairy/enhancer-of-split related with YRPW motif-like protein isoform X3 — MKRLYDETSSDSDLEETIDVGREEYYCPVTRSSSPTTTSHMLARKKRRGIIEKRRRDRINNSLCELQRLVPTAFEKQGSSKLEKAEILQMTVDHLKLLRSTGGKGYFDPHLLAMDYRTMGFRECLAEVVSL; from the exons ATGAAGCGGCTGTACGATGAGACCTCCTCGGACAGTGATCTGGAGGAGACGATAGACGTTGGGAGAGAGGAATATTACTG CCCTGTGACTCGATCAAGTTCACCAACAACAACTTCACACATGTTGGCACGAAAGAAGAGGCGTGGA ATTATTGAAAAAAGAAGGCGGGACAGGATTAATAACAGTTTATGTGAACTGCAACGCTTGGTCCCAACAGCTTTTGAAAAGCAG GGAtcatcaaagctggaaaaagcaGAGATCCTGCAGATGACAGTGGACCATCTGAAATTACTCCGTTCAACTGGGGGCAAAG GTTATTTTGATCCTCATTTGCTAGCCATGGATTACAGGACCATGGGATTCCGAGAATGTCTTGCAGAAGTCGTGAG cctttag
- the LOC116988509 gene encoding hairy/enhancer-of-split related with YRPW motif protein 1-like isoform X1, with translation MKRLYDETSSDSDLEETIDVGREEYYCPVTRSSSPTTTSHMLARKKRRGIIEKRRRDRINNSLCELQRLVPTAFEKQGSSKLEKAEILQMTVDHLKLLRSTGGKGYFDPHLLAMDYRTMGFRECLAEVVRYLGSFEKFQGRESADPLQDRLVSHLNNYISEIEPSPTSWVHRACAWPHYHLAALLPQSADAAPLSCRDTFHNPTFLTGPALAYSNSALRGIPLERIASTMMPSTHYHLPTMASSSLLSNLASPIHRVLSNMACTLPGVPSNLSSTNKMLTGAVASPHITSPLLSPASNSNTIHTTATSMPGSLGSYPSVPHFRFNPSGPTNNLGTRKPRRSWTAEIGAF, from the exons ATGAAGCGGCTGTACGATGAGACCTCCTCGGACAGTGATCTGGAGGAGACGATAGACGTTGGGAGAGAGGAATATTACTG CCCTGTGACTCGATCAAGTTCACCAACAACAACTTCACACATGTTGGCACGAAAGAAGAGGCGTGGA ATTATTGAAAAAAGAAGGCGGGACAGGATTAATAACAGTTTATGTGAACTGCAACGCTTGGTCCCAACAGCTTTTGAAAAGCAG GGAtcatcaaagctggaaaaagcaGAGATCCTGCAGATGACAGTGGACCATCTGAAATTACTCCGTTCAACTGGGGGCAAAG GTTATTTTGATCCTCATTTGCTAGCCATGGATTACAGGACCATGGGATTCCGAGAATGTCTTGCAGAAGTCGTGAGGTACCTAGGCTCATTTGAAAAATTTCAAGGTCGTGAAAGTGCTGATCCACTTCAGGATCGTCTAGTGTCTCATCTCAACAACTACATATCTGAGATTGAGCCTTCACCGACGTCCtgggtccaccgggcctgcgcttGGCCACATTACCATCTCGCTGCTTTGCTACCACAATCGGCAGATGCAGCACCATTATCATGCAGGGACACTTTTCATAACCCAACCTTCCTTACGGGCCCAGCGCTGGCGTACTCCAACTCAGCTCTGAGGGGAATTCCTCTTGAGAGAATAGCGTCGACTATGATGCCATCTACTCACTACCATCTCCCGACCATGGCTTCATCCAGCCTCCTGTCAAACCTTGCATCTCCTATTCACAGAGTCCTGTCCAACATGGCATGCACGCTGCCTGGTGTTCCATCCAACCTGAGCTCGACCAACAAAATGTTAACGGGTGCTGTTGCATCTCCACACATCACCTCACCCTTACTGTCACCTGCTTCTAACTCCAACACCATTCATACAACGGCTACTTCCATGCCGGGGTCTTTAGGAAGCTATCCATCTGTGCCACATTTCCGATTTAATCCCTCTGGACCAACAAACAACCTGGGCACCCGCAAGCCTCGGAGATCGTGGACAGCCGAGATTGGGGCATTCTAA
- the ndufs5 gene encoding NADH dehydrogenase [ubiquinone] iron-sulfur protein 5 yields MPFIDIQEKLGIDVDKWMLIQSGKQPWQRAARCHVFEKEWIECAHGIGKIRAKTECKLELEDFYECLHRDKLYKRLSDIKTQREKLVKEGKYTIPDHHLGKDEQRP; encoded by the exons ATGCCATTCATTGACATCCAGGAAAAACTGGGCATCGATGTCGACAAATGGATGCTGATCCAAAGTGGGAAACAGCCCTGGCAGCGGGCAGCTCGTTGCCATGTATTTGAAAAGGAGTGGATTGAATGTGCGCATGGAATTGGAAAGATCAGAGCCAAAACGGAGTGTAAACTGGAGCTGGAGGATTTCTATGAATGTCTCCACCGAGACAAATTG TACAAACGGCTGTCTGacatcaaaacacaaagagaAAAGCTGGTAAAGGAAGGAAAATACACCATTCCAGATCACCACCTTGGCAAAGATGAGCAGCGCCCATAG